In the genome of Delphinus delphis chromosome 15, mDelDel1.2, whole genome shotgun sequence, one region contains:
- the TMEM265 gene encoding transmembrane protein 265: protein MEDEEKAVESLVSNTEAARSPSPIRCCSLRLRYLAATSIICGCSCLGVVALVFAIKAEERHKAGRLEEAVHWGARARRFILASFAVWLAVLVLGPLLLWLLSYAIAQAE from the exons ATGGAGGACGAGGAGAAGGCAGTGGAGAGCTTGGTGAGCAACACGGAAGCTGCTCGTTCTCCATCCCCCATTCGCTGCTGCTCGCTCCGCCTCCGCTACTTGGCAGCTACTAGCATTATATGTGGCTGCTCTTGCCTGGGAGTCGTGGCCCTTGTGTTTGCCATCAAG GCGGAAGAGCGGCATAAGGCAGGCCGGTTGGAGGAGGCAGTGCACTGGGGGGCCCGGGCCCGGAGGTTCATCCTGGCCAGCTTTGCCGTCTGGCTTGCTGTCCTTGTTCTGGGCCCGCTGCTTCTATGGCTGCTCTCCTACGCCATCGCCCAGGCTGAGTGA